The genomic DNA GAAGCTGGCGACGCCGGCAGGCCGAGCGGCGTATGCGGAGCGCAAGTGGTTGTCGACGAACAAATGCTTGTAGCGTTGTTGAAAGCTTCGTCGCACCCCGTCGTCGTTCTTGACGAGATTCCGCGCCTTGAGCAGCAAGTCGAGAAAATCCAGCGCTCCGGCCCTCGTCTTCGCATTGTCGTACCGTTCCTCACAGGTCCGCAGTTCGTCGCGCAGCAGCGCAGCCAAGTCAGCGTTCGCATCGGCCTCGAACTCGCCTAGCTCGGTCTGGAGCGCATCACGCATCTGCCAAACGTCCGTACGCGAAATGCCACGGCCGTAGTGTTCACCTCGGCCCTTGCGAGCACGCTTGAAATCCTGGTTCTGGCCGAGCTCGATGAGCAAGCTCTCAAGCCGCGTATAGTCGCGCTGTGTCACCCTCTCGGTGCGGTGGATGTCCTCACTCAGCCGCCGCACAGACCTGGTGTCCACAAAGAGGTGGTCATAGCGGCTCGTAGGGCTGGCTGACTGATCAGCGAACCGGTGCAGCCGCTCGACCAGCGCATCGATCCGATCTTCCCGGTCGAACGGGGGACGTTGCCACCCCGCGTGGAAGTCGCGCCATTGCGACAGCTCCCAGCCGGCGTTACGAAGGCGCTCTATCGGAGCCTCGTGGGTGCCGGAGCCAGGCTGGAAGCCGGCGAACACTGGACGTCGCAAAGAACGTTGCACGCCCTCGGGCGGATCGGCGAGCTGCTCCTGGAGCCAGTGCTGAAAGCTGGTGTTGTACATTCGCCGGGCCTGAGCTTCAGTCAGCACTGTGAAGAGCGGATCGACCTGCGCCTCGACGGGCCGCTCGCCAAGTAAGTCGGCACAGAAGCCGTGAATGGTGCTGATCTGCGCTTCTTCCAACCGGCGCAGCGCGTTGTCCAGCCGATTCCTCTTCTTGGACGCGGGTGCCGCCGCCTGCCGAGCCGCTTCGAGCGTCTCGCGAAGCCGCAACTTCAGTTCGCCGGCCGCCTTCTCGGTGAACGTGACGCCAACGATCTCGGTGACCTCGGCGCGGCCCGTCTCGATCACACGCACCATGCGGTGGACAAGCTCGGTCGTCTTGCCAGTCCCGGCGGCGGCCTCGACGATCAGCGTGTCGTCGAGGGCCGAGGTGATGAGGTCGCGGTCGCGTTGATCGGCGAGCGCCGACGTCTGCTTTTTCGTTGTCATCGTCCAGGAACTGCGCTTCCTCCCACCGTTCCGAGCGGTTGGCTCCTCGCACCGTTCGAGCGCCTGGGAAACCCCGGTGTCCCGGCTGACCGACGGCGGCTAGGCCTACAGGCGACCAAGTCCGGGCAACGGCCGTAGACACTCACCTCGGGACCGGAGATCGTCCTCGCCCAACCCTTGAGGCTCGACGCAGCAGAGGTTTCAAGATAGCCACGTTCAGACCGCACTAGCGATGTCCTCTCAACTCGAGGAGATCGCCGATCGGATCAAGCGGCTTGTCCTTCACGCGCCGTTCCTGATCGGGACCGCAAACCGGAAGAAAGTCACACCAAGTGCAGGCCTCCTCCGTCGGTGCGGGAGGCAGCATGCCAAACTCAACGGCGCGATCCACGATCTCAAGCACCTCGATACCAGTTCGCCGCACCCGATCGTCCATCGGCACGACATGGTCGGTGAAGCCGCCGGCCGATGTGCAGTACGAGATACGACCCGCCTCCACGCTGCACCCTGTCGCCTCCTCGACCGCGAGGCTGTAGAGGACCGGCTGGAGCTGCGTGCCGCCGTCGATGACCCAGCGGTGCGGCGAGCGGTTCTTCGACGTCTTGTGGTCGGTTACGCGCAGAATCCGCGTTCCCGGCTTCCGCTCGACCAAGTCCACGGCACCCCGCAGGACGAACCGTCCGTCAATCGTGATTGGATCGCGCAGGCTCTTCGGATCATGGCCGGCGTGCCCGAGCAGGCCGAACGCGAACTCCAAGAGCCAGGGCTTCCATTCGCCGTGCGACGCCAACTGATCCACCCAAACGCGGAGATCCGTGCGGATGGCGGCAATCTCGTCGTGCCAGACGCGATCGATGGCTGGCGACAGACGCTGGTAGTAGTCCGCAGCAATGCGTGTGAGAGTCTCGTCGAGTGTATCGAGCACACGCTCCACCTGCGCAGCGGCAATGTCGATCTGTTCGCGCTGGACAGCGCGGAAGAACTCGGCCTGCACCTGATGAACGAGCCTGCCCTTCGTCAGCGGGTCCATGCGTTGGAGCGGCTCGGCCTCCTTGAGCGGAGCCAACCCGTACGCGGCCGACAGGAAGAAGCGATACGGGCAGGCCGCGTACAGCTGGAGCGCCGACACTGAGTACGGCCGAGCAGTCAATCGCTGCCCTTCAAGGAAAGGGCGCGTTCGATCGGTCACGCGCACGAGCCCGTCGAACTTCGACCAAACCCGCCTTGCTCGGGCCCAGCGCTCGGTGACCGAACGCTTGAGGCACTCGTTGAGCGTGAGCATGTAATGGGCGTGCCCCTTTACCTCGCCCGTGCTGAACATCAACCGGCGAAGCACCGACAAGTCGTGCTCGAACGGATCGATGGCGGTCATCGCTTCGGCCGGCGCCGGCCACGCGAGGCTGGCCTGAGACTCGCTGGCCGCCATCCGCTCAAGCGTCTCGCGGTCGGGCACTCGCCCGGTGATCGCACGCATGATCTCGAGCGCGTAGAACGACGGCACGCGGCTCCGTGCCTTGGACGACTCGATCCGTGGGAATGACGCATAGAGGCGGTCGGTCACCGCGCCCACCGTCAGGCGCAGCAGCAGGCGCTCGCGCTCGGCGCGATTGTCCCGGACGGCAAGGCCACTCGTAAGCTCGTGCCGCAGTTCGTCGAGCAGCAGGGGATCCTCTCGCGGCTTTTGAGGGAACAGGCGCTCTGCCAACCCCGGGGCGAAAACGACGCGGAACGCGCGGCCGCGGACCTGGTGTGGGCTGCCCACGAAGACAGAGCCGTAGCGATCGGCCGGCGGCTCCACCGCTAGCGACAGCAGGCGACCGGACAGGACGTCCCGGACCTCGGCGAGCGACACTGGCCCTACTGTCGCCATCGGCCGCAGGTCGGCAAGGACCCGAAGTAAGTGCTCTGGTGTCCGAAGTACTCGCGGTGCGAACCCCTCGAGGCGCCGCAACCAGTCGCCCCACGTAGCTTGGTCGGGCCAGTCGGATACGTGTTCGACGAGCGGCAGCGCGAACGCGCGAAGGTGCTGGAGGTTCGCGAGTTCACGCTCGATGTGCGGAATACGGGCCGAATCCGGGTCGTCGTCCTTCAGCTCGCGGATCATCAGCCGATACTGCTCGGCGAGGCCGTCGAGCCGGCGCACCCAGCGCTCGCTGCCGCCAATCACGGCCGATTCGACGAGTAGGCTCTCCCATTTCCAGGGAGCCCGAAGCGTGCCCGAGACGATGGCCGAAGGGTCAACGTCGGTCTCGTGGCCCTCTGAGCTCCTCTCGCTGGCCCCGGTTAACGGATCGAGAATGCCATTGTGGGAGGCGCCTTCCGGTGAGCGCCCCGGCTGCGCGCTCAGCACCTCGTCCCTCGACTCAACCCAAGTCTCCCGTCCGTCTACATTCAACGGGACCTGTGCAAGCGACAGGTATTCGGCGAAGCGCTTCGCCGAGAAGTTCTCGACGCAACAGTTCAGCATCGCCAGGAAAGCGCGACCGGCGGGGTGCGGGCGCCGGACCCCGGAATCGAAGTAGGCGGGTATCCGGGCGCGCGCCAGTGCATGCTCAAGTACACCCTGGTACTGCGGTGGGGAGCGCACGAGAACAGCCATTTCGTCGAAGCGAACGCCAGCGGCAGCCTCCACGAGTATCCGGCGCGCGATTTCGACGCACTCGCGACCTTCACCCGGCGCCGAGAACCAAACCAGTTCACCTGTCGGTTCGCGCTCTGGCGGAGGATCGAGGCGAAAGAGGTGTCGTGTCAGCCGCGTCAGATCCGTACCCTCGTCTTCATCCAGGAATTCGGATGGCAGCGGCCGTTCGCGAACCTGCGTGATGGCGGGCAGGTCGCCGTCGGGGATGGTGAGGCACGTCTGGGGAGATCGCTCGATCACAGCCCAGAGAAACTGAGCCTCAGCCTCGGAATCGAAGGGCACGTCGAGAAGAAGCGTCGGCATCGGCAGCCACGACGCGTCGGGCGAGGTCAGGACCCTGGTCGCCTCGTCGAACAGCGACGCGCGATCACAGACGCCGGCCAGTACCATCAGCTCTTCCAGCCGGTCCAGGAGGCCGGCCAGATCCGGCCCGCTCTGCGGCAGCCGCGTCAGCGGGTTGGCTGAGACGCCAGCCAGCCGAAGGTCGAGCAAAGTGTGGGCGAGGGCTTTGGGAAATCCGGGCGCACTCGAGACGGGCAACAAGTACTTGAGCGCCTCATCCTTGGCGGCTTCGGAACTGGCACGGGCCGCGACTGCCTCATGGCCGAGTGTTGACGCCGGTGCCCAACCGCGGGAGGCCAAGCTCGCGGCAGCCAAGCGCGCAGCAAGTTGCGTGAACGAAAGGCGATGCAAGCCGAACGTCGCGGCGTTCTCCATCCCGATGCCGCGGGCCACATCGTCGACCGCTCTGCGTGAGGCCCCGAGCAGAAGGATCTCAGTCCCCGGGGTAAAGGCGTCGAGAAAGGCGCGCGCCTCCCGCAGGCGTACCGCGGCCGATGCCGAGATGACAACTCGGTGGCCCCCGCCCCCAAGACCCTTTTCGGGGGGACCCTTCGGCGGTTCCTGGCGCGGAACTGCCCCAGCGGGTACTCGCCGAACTGCGTCAGTCACGACTGACCGCTCCTCGTCTCGCGAAGCCACCTCTTCGGCTCCTGTCTCGATCGTCGTCAAGCACTCGTGCGCCTCGCCTTCCTCGACCCACTGCTTGCAGTGGTAACACTCGTGGCCGCTCATACCGGCATTCTACGTTCCGGCTCTCGCGCTTCAGTGCCGCGCCGACCGTCGGCGAGAGGGTCAGGAACCAGCGACGAGCGAATCGGCCACCGCGCTGACCGCCGTTCCCCAACCGCGATTCGAGCCCGACTTTTCGGTGAATTCTACGCTCGGCGGCATCCGAGATTTGACACCCTATCTGACACCCTACGGAGCGGACACGGGTGCGATTTCTGGACCTGGCTGGATCCGGAAGTCGCGAATTCGCTAAGGAAACGCCGATCTGGACACCTCCAGACGTGGCCGGACAGGCTACATCAGGATTCGCAATCAGCAGGTCAGCGGTTCGAGTCCGCTCGCCGGGATCCAACAAAATCAACAACTTACAGGGTTTAGCGGGATAGCCGATTGTGGCTGTGTCGGCACTATGTAGGCGAATTCCCCGCACAGGCCCGCAAGAGCCAGCGCCGAGCGGCAACATCGTGAACGGCTGCGACGGACGCCCCGTTGGGCCTCCTTGGCCCCGTGCCGTGAACAACTCGTCGTGTGTGGACGCCTCCGAAATGCAAGCCTGTTCTGAGCCCTTTCCCCTGCCCTCGGTCTGCTCCTGAGGTTGTCCGCGACAACGGAGCGGCCCCCGGCGCCGCGAGTGTTCCCGTGGAACGAGGGCCAGCCTCCCGGCTGGCCCTCAAGCGCTTCCCGCACGGTCGGCCGCGGCTGTCACCCAAAGGGCCGGAGCGTAGCGCAGGACCCGCGGAGCGGGTTGACAGCCGGGGTTGACCGTGCGCGAGGTAGAAGCGCTCCGAGCGAGGGTTTTCCGTCGTTCGGTGCACACCGTCAGGTGCTGTCGTGTGTCCGGCCTCATTGATTGCGGCACATGAACCGCCGCGGGCCCGTATGGAGATACGCGGGTCGGGTCCTTCGTGCCGCGTCGCACCGCCCAACTGACCGTCGCCATCGCGCCGGAGACCAACAGCCGCCGAAGGTCGCGCTGACCCATCTTCGATATCTTGCCCAGCTTCGACTTCCCGCCGGTCGAGCTCTGCCGGGGAACCAGGCCCAGCCAAGCCGAGAAGTCCCGGCCGTGCCGGAAGCTCTCCATCGGCGGCGCGAAGGCCTGGATCGCCATCGCGCACAACGGCCCGATTCCCGGGACACTCATCAGCCGCACCGTCTGTTCGTCGTCGCGAGCCCGCTCACGCAGCTCCTTCTCCAACTCGGCGATCTTCTCGTCGAACTCGGCGATCTGAACGAACAACAGCGCGCCCAGCTCCCGAACCGGGCTCGGAAGTCCCGAATCGGCATCTTCAATCGCCTGCGCAAGCCGCTCGATCTGTGCCGGCCCTTGCGGCGCCACGACTCCAAACTCCGCGAAGTGTCCTCGCAGCGCGTTGATCGTCTGCGTACGCTGCCGAACCAGCAGATCGCGCGTGCGGAAGAGCATGCCTTGCGACTGCTGGTCCCGCGACTTCACCGCCACGAAGCGCATCGTCGGCCGCGAGGCCGCCTCGCAGATCGCCGCCGCGTCGGCCGCGTCGTTCTTCTGCCGCCGAACGAACGGCTTCACGTAGACCGGCGGGACCAGCTTCACCTCATGGCCGAGCTTCCCGATCTCGCGGCCCCAGTGGTGCGCACTCGCGCACGCCTCCATCGCAACGATGCATCGAGGCTGAGACGCCACGAAGGCCAGGAACCTGTTGCGGCTCAGCTTCTTGCGGAACGCAACCGACCCGTCCGCCCGCGCGCCGTGTAGCTGAAAACTCCGCTTCGCCAGATCGATGCCGATGATGGTAGCGTGCTCCATTGGATGCCTCCTCACAGGTGGTGCGTCATGACAGCTCCACCTTGGCACATTGCGATGCCGTCAAGAGGGGGCGTCCACCCCATCATCGATCCCGTGCTTGAGCAGGGACTTCCCTCTGAACGTTTTTCCGTCCGAATTTCTGTCGACGCCTTCCGGCCGGGGTAACTTCTGCCGGTCCGGCTCCATCACAGCTCCTTCCGCCGGCTGTCCTGGATCGAGGGCAGCTCCGCCGGTCCGGCAGCGGATCAGATCAGAGCACAGGGGCGAGTAGGCACGACGCCGGTGGCCCGGCGCCGTAACTCCTGGACAGGTTCCCGACGGGCTGGCGCCCGTCGAGGTGGACCGGGGGAGGTCCGAGCATGTGTGCGAGCGTCGTTCGCCGACGCCGCTCTGGCTCAGATCCCCGCGCGCAGCGCCTCGGTGGGCTCCACGCGTAGCGCACGCCGGATCGGCACCGCGCACGCGAGGATGGAGATCACGAACGTGAAGACCGCGAACGTCGCGACGAGGGCGGCGCCCCGCGCCGACTGCGCCACGCCCAGCGCGAAGACGATGCCGACGGCGAAGGAGATTCCGAGGCCCACCTGGACGAATACGGGCTTCAGCATGGGAATGATGATCCGCAGCCTGTCGGCGCCGAGGGCCGCGCGCAGGCCGATCTCCCGGGTGCGTCGCTCGACCCGGAACGCCAGCACGGAGTAGATGCCGGCGAGCGACAGGAGGATCGCGAGGGCTCCCACGCCCGTGACGATGGCGGAGGTCAGCGTCAGCTCCAGCATCAACGAGCCACCGACCTGGTCGAGTGGAAGGATCTCGTCGAGGCGCAGGGCGGGATCGACCGACTCGGCGAGGGTGCGCAGGCGCGAAGCGAACAGGTGTGCGTCGCCCCCCACGTCTCCGCTCACGTAGACGGGGTAGGCCGGCAACTGCGCGAGCGGGTGGTACAGGCCGGCGCCGTCGGGCGAGTCCTCGGCGAGCATCGCGAGATCGGGAACCACGCCGACGATCCGATACCAGGGTTCGGTCTCGGCGTCGGCGTCCCGTCCGGGTGGGGGCGCGTACCGCACCCGGCGACCGACGGCGTTGCGCCCGCCGAGCACGCGGTCGACGAACGACTGGTTGACGATGATCACACCCTGGTCGGAATCGGCGTCGCCCGAGTTGAACCCGCGGCCGGCGAGCACCCGCGTATCGAGCGCGTCGAAGTAGTCGGGGGCGACCGAGGCGGTGCCTACCCTCGGCGCGGTCCTCGGAGGGGTGAGATCGCCGTCGGTCTCGACCTCGATGGCGCTCTGCGGATGCGACATCCGCGCGAAACGGTTGGCGAGGGTCACGGCTCCGACACCCGGCTCGGCCTCCAGCCGCAGCCGCAGCTCCTCGTACCGCTCCCGGTAGAGTGCGGCGAACTCCTCCTCGGAGAGCTGCGGCCCCGCACCGAGCTCGTCTTCCCGGTCCATCTCCACCCTGGCCGAAGCGTATCGACTTCCGTCGAAGGGAACCTCGGGGCCCCGCTTCTCCAGCATCTGGGTGAAGACCGTGTAGGCGATCGGCACCGCCAGCGCGGACAGGGCCACCTGTACGACGATGATCCCGGACCAGAGGCGGCTCACCCCGGTGCTCTGCAGCCCGGTGTTGGACTGCCGCAGACGGCTTTCCAGATTGCCTTCGGTGATCTTCAACCCGGGCAAGGCGCCCGCGACCAGGGCGCCGAGCACCGTCAGCCCGAGGGCGTACGCCACGGTGGTCAAAGAGAGGCTCGGGCCGAACCAGAACGGCAACTGGCCCTCGAGCGACTCGAACGTGCGGAACACCCACCGCATGGAGATGCCCGTGGCGAGCAGGCCGACGAAGGCGCCGACGAGGCCGAGCACCAGCGTCTCGGCGAAGAGCTGGGCCACGACGCGGCCACGGTCCGCGCCGAGCGCGACCCGTACCAGGATCTCCCGTTCACGGGTGGCGGCCCTCACGAAGACCAGCAGGGCCACGTTGGCCGCCATCAGGATCAGGAACAGGATGAAGAGGCCATTGCTGGACATGAGCCCGACGGACACGGCGTTCGAGATGTCCATCACCTCGTTGGGGAAGGGCAGCACCTGCGCCCGTAACTGCTGGTGCGTGTCGGGATTGCCGAGCACGACCCGCTGGGTCACGGTGGTCAGCTCGACTTGCGCCCCCTCCAGGTTCGCGCCCGGCGCGAGACGGCCGAAGATGCGAACCGGCGGGCCCTCCAGGGGCGGATGGCTCGACGAGGTCAACTGGAATGGAACCCAGAAGCTCTCGGAAATCGGGAACGCGAAGCCCTCGGGCATGACGCCGACCACCGTGTGCGGCTGTCCGCCCACGCGAACCTGGCTTCCCACGATGTCGGGGGCGGACGCGAACGCGCCGCGCCAAACGTCGTGCCCCAGCACGACGACCGGCGCCGCGCCGAGCGCTTCGTCGGCCGCGACCAGCGTGCGGCCGAGCTGTGCGGGGACGCCTGCGACACGGAAGGCCGCCGCGCTGATCGCCGCCCCCCGGACCGGCGCACCGGCCACGTCCTGCCACCGGAGGTTCCGCTCGATGAGGCTGAAGATCCCGATGTCGTCGACGGAGCGAAGCTCGTCGCGCCACAGCATGAACTCGTGCAACGCCCGCCGCTCGGGACGGCTCGCGGCCGCATCCCACATGCGCAGCGCCACGATGCGGTCGCCCCCCGACACCGGCAGGGACGGATAGACCAACTGGGTCAGGAACTCGAACGCCATCGCCGCGACCGCGATAGCGAACGCGATCGAGAAGCCGCCGACGAGTGTCAGACCCGGATACTTCGAGAGCATCCTGCCGGCCAGCTTGAGGTCGAGCCAGGACATCCTGAGCTTCATCGGCCTTCCCCATGTTCACACCGACGGCGGAGCCTACGGTCTCCCAGTGCGGTGCGTAGCTCCGCGATCGGGTGGTCGTAGCCGAGGTCGCGCCGTGCAGGCTCGACGCAGCACTCCAGGCGCCAGCGCACCCCGTCCTCGTGCCAGATGAACAAGGAGGATTCCTGGTGGTCGTGGGCCGGGCACCGCGCCGTCCAGCCACCCCTCGACTTCTCGACACGCTCCAGGCGGCCGAGCAGATCCGTTTGCTCGATCATGAGTTCACGGCCACAGACTCGGCCCGGCGAACCGGCCTGCGTAGAAACCCGCGCACGAACCCTTCACGAGGGCGTCGTAACCAGTGTCTCGACGCGCCTCCAGCGCCGACGTCGCCCTCGTCGTCCGAATACACGCGAAACTCTTCGGTACCCCACCGATGACCTGGTAGTCGACGGCGCGGACCGTCGCCCCGGTCTCGCGATTCACCGTCGTGAATGCCTTGACGATCGCCACCCGGGTGCCGTTGCCGTCGTACAGCGGTGTCGCCGATGCGGGCCTGCGTCAGGCGCATCGGCGTCGCGGTGGCCTCCGTGCTCATGCTGCGGAAAGTACCATGTCGGTGGCAGGAGATGATTCGTCTCCCTGTCTAGCTTTCCGTTGACGAGGTGTCTGCCGGCCGTGGCGACCGGACCAGCGACAGCGCCGACCACGGCTGCGCCGTCAGGATCCACGCGACCCAATCCCTACGGCAAATCCAACCGTAGCGCGACGCTCGGTTCCCGGCGCCTGGGGGCAAGCTCGAGCACGTACGTCAGCCCCACGGGCGCGTAGTCGGTGTGCTCGACCGCCACATTGACGTGCCGGTCGGTCGGCCCGGCGGCCCTGTGCAGATGGCCGTGGACGTTGACGGCTCCGGCCGGTATCTTCAGCAGTGGTACGTGCGTCAGCACCAGCGGCGGAGTGGTGGCGCACAACGCGGTCCGGCAGACCTTGTGGAAACCAGCTCGACGCAGTGCCGAAACGTCGCGGTCGTGGTTGCCGAGGACGAGGAGCCTCTCGCCCGGGCATTCGGCCACGTCGAGCACCAGGCGATCATCGCGCCAGGCATCCGGATGGGCGACGTCGCCGAGGCAGATGACGGTGTCCTCGGCGCCGACGCGACGCCTCCAGCTCCGGAGCAGGTGCCGGTTCATCTCCTCGACGCTCCGGAACGGCCGACCCCAGCCCAGCAGCACCGAGGGGTCCGACAGATGCAGGTCCGACCAGAGCCAGGTCCGCTCCGGCGCACTGGCCACGATCGGGATGTCGGCGTCGGCCGGCAGGTCCACCAGCAACTCGACGAGGACATCCTCCAGCACGGGATCCATGGATCGATTCTCGCCCGCACAGAGCCTCGGAGTCGACCCTTCGAACGTCGAGGCGGCGGTCGCGGACGCGACGGACGCCTCGACACTTCGCCAGCAGGACCGGTCACTGCCGCTCGGCAGGTTCCGCTGTCGTCGCCTCGATCGCTCCGGGAACTCCGGGAAGATCCTGAATCTGGTTTAGAACGACACGACTGCGAGGCAACGATGTCATCGTCACGCTGCGCCGCTCGACCGACGGGGCTGATGAGCCCGCCGACGGTCCGCGGTCTGTGGGGCGGTGACGCGGTCGGGGCCGCCGTCTGCGAGCGGAGACGGCGCCGCGGCCGATGGACCCGGTCGTCGGACTCGGGGTAGGCCCGATCGCCCGTCGGTTCGCGGAGGTAGATCGTCGGCCCGGCCGGCTACCGCGACGAGCTGCGGTCGGTCTGCGTCACCCACTCCGCTCGGCGGCGCGACCCGCGCCCGTGCAGTCAGCGCGTCGGGCGGAACTGGTTCCGGCCGCTTCGACGCGCGGGTTCGCTGTCGTCGAGAGCGGGGCTCGGCGCTGCGGCAGGCGGCTTCGCTTCGCCGGATGGTAGTCGTTCCGGAACCGGCGGCGGCGACGCACTCCGGAATGCCTCGTCGCGCGCGGCCGTGAAGATGCTGATGATCCGGGAGCGGTAGCCCTGAATGGCTCGCTCCCGCGCGGCCCGCCGTGTTGACGCGCGCCACGCCTCCCGCCGGCCTTCCAGCTCCCGCTCGAT from Acidobacteriota bacterium includes the following:
- a CDS encoding AAA family ATPase yields the protein MTTKKQTSALADQRDRDLITSALDDTLIVEAAAGTGKTTELVHRMVRVIETGRAEVTEIVGVTFTEKAAGELKLRLRETLEAARQAAAPASKKRNRLDNALRRLEEAQISTIHGFCADLLGERPVEAQVDPLFTVLTEAQARRMYNTSFQHWLQEQLADPPEGVQRSLRRPVFAGFQPGSGTHEAPIERLRNAGWELSQWRDFHAGWQRPPFDREDRIDALVERLHRFADQSASPTSRYDHLFVDTRSVRRLSEDIHRTERVTQRDYTRLESLLIELGQNQDFKRARKGRGEHYGRGISRTDVWQMRDALQTELGEFEADANADLAALLRDELRTCEERYDNAKTRAGALDFLDLLLKARNLVKNDDGVRRSFQQRYKHLFVDNHLRSAYAARPAGVASF
- a CDS encoding PD-(D/E)XK nuclease family protein, with amino-acid sequence MSGHECYHCKQWVEEGEAHECLTTIETGAEEVASRDEERSVVTDAVRRVPAGAVPRQEPPKGPPEKGLGGGGHRVVISASAAVRLREARAFLDAFTPGTEILLLGASRRAVDDVARGIGMENAATFGLHRLSFTQLAARLAAASLASRGWAPASTLGHEAVAARASSEAAKDEALKYLLPVSSAPGFPKALAHTLLDLRLAGVSANPLTRLPQSGPDLAGLLDRLEELMVLAGVCDRASLFDEATRVLTSPDASWLPMPTLLLDVPFDSEAEAQFLWAVIERSPQTCLTIPDGDLPAITQVRERPLPSEFLDEDEGTDLTRLTRHLFRLDPPPEREPTGELVWFSAPGEGRECVEIARRILVEAAAGVRFDEMAVLVRSPPQYQGVLEHALARARIPAYFDSGVRRPHPAGRAFLAMLNCCVENFSAKRFAEYLSLAQVPLNVDGRETWVESRDEVLSAQPGRSPEGASHNGILDPLTGASERSSEGHETDVDPSAIVSGTLRAPWKWESLLVESAVIGGSERWVRRLDGLAEQYRLMIRELKDDDPDSARIPHIERELANLQHLRAFALPLVEHVSDWPDQATWGDWLRRLEGFAPRVLRTPEHLLRVLADLRPMATVGPVSLAEVRDVLSGRLLSLAVEPPADRYGSVFVGSPHQVRGRAFRVVFAPGLAERLFPQKPREDPLLLDELRHELTSGLAVRDNRAERERLLLRLTVGAVTDRLYASFPRIESSKARSRVPSFYALEIMRAITGRVPDRETLERMAASESQASLAWPAPAEAMTAIDPFEHDLSVLRRLMFSTGEVKGHAHYMLTLNECLKRSVTERWARARRVWSKFDGLVRVTDRTRPFLEGQRLTARPYSVSALQLYAACPYRFFLSAAYGLAPLKEAEPLQRMDPLTKGRLVHQVQAEFFRAVQREQIDIAAAQVERVLDTLDETLTRIAADYYQRLSPAIDRVWHDEIAAIRTDLRVWVDQLASHGEWKPWLLEFAFGLLGHAGHDPKSLRDPITIDGRFVLRGAVDLVERKPGTRILRVTDHKTSKNRSPHRWVIDGGTQLQPVLYSLAVEEATGCSVEAGRISYCTSAGGFTDHVVPMDDRVRRTGIEVLEIVDRAVEFGMLPPAPTEEACTWCDFLPVCGPDQERRVKDKPLDPIGDLLELRGHR
- a CDS encoding FtsX-like permease family protein, which encodes MKLRMSWLDLKLAGRMLSKYPGLTLVGGFSIAFAIAVAAMAFEFLTQLVYPSLPVSGGDRIVALRMWDAAASRPERRALHEFMLWRDELRSVDDIGIFSLIERNLRWQDVAGAPVRGAAISAAAFRVAGVPAQLGRTLVAADEALGAAPVVVLGHDVWRGAFASAPDIVGSQVRVGGQPHTVVGVMPEGFAFPISESFWVPFQLTSSSHPPLEGPPVRIFGRLAPGANLEGAQVELTTVTQRVVLGNPDTHQQLRAQVLPFPNEVMDISNAVSVGLMSSNGLFILFLILMAANVALLVFVRAATREREILVRVALGADRGRVVAQLFAETLVLGLVGAFVGLLATGISMRWVFRTFESLEGQLPFWFGPSLSLTTVAYALGLTVLGALVAGALPGLKITEGNLESRLRQSNTGLQSTGVSRLWSGIIVVQVALSALAVPIAYTVFTQMLEKRGPEVPFDGSRYASARVEMDREDELGAGPQLSEEEFAALYRERYEELRLRLEAEPGVGAVTLANRFARMSHPQSAIEVETDGDLTPPRTAPRVGTASVAPDYFDALDTRVLAGRGFNSGDADSDQGVIIVNQSFVDRVLGGRNAVGRRVRYAPPPGRDADAETEPWYRIVGVVPDLAMLAEDSPDGAGLYHPLAQLPAYPVYVSGDVGGDAHLFASRLRTLAESVDPALRLDEILPLDQVGGSLMLELTLTSAIVTGVGALAILLSLAGIYSVLAFRVERRTREIGLRAALGADRLRIIIPMLKPVFVQVGLGISFAVGIVFALGVAQSARGAALVATFAVFTFVISILACAVPIRRALRVEPTEALRAGI